The sequence AAAGAGACTTTCAAAGAATTCTGGACAAGGATTCAATGAGTTCAAAAACGAAGTTACATTAATTGCCAAACTTCAGCACCGCAACCTTGTGAAGCTACTCGGTTGTTGcattcaagaaaatgaaaaaatgttaATCTATGAATACATGCACAACAAAAGCTTGGacacatttatttttggtttgaacTTTGATCCTTGTTATTGAATCAAGCACATTCATGTTTAGccatttcatattttattaatgaattatGTTGTTGAGATTTTAGCCAAGTATGTACTAACAATAACATGAAAATCGACAGACCAAACGAAGGGTAGACTACTTGATTGGCGTATGCGCCACAACATTATCGGTGGCATTGCTAGAGGGCTTCTTTACCTTCATGAAGACTCTAGATTAAGAATTATCCATAGAGATCTCAAAGCTAGCAATATCCTTCTAGATAATAAtatgaacccaaaaatttctgATTTTGGCCTTGCTAAATTATTCGGGGGAGATCAAACAGAGGCTGATACCAATAGAATTATTGGAACATAGTGAGTATTCTCAAACTTCTTTTATGGTTTTTgcttggagttttttttttttttttttacttctttttaattttacagTGGTTATATGCCTCCTGAGTATGCTGGGTATGGACATTTCTCCGTGAAAACCGATGTTTTTAGCTTTGGAGTTTTAGTACTAGAGATTGTGAGTGGGAAGAAGAGCAAGGAATTGTGTAACTCTGACCAACACCTTAATCTTCTAGGACATGTAAGTATTTTCATTGACATTCCACTATTTTAGTGATATTAGGATATCTCGATTCGAAATGGATACATTTAATGCTTcagattaaatattataaatttaattaaggtGTATCTAGTGTCATgttattaaaacttttaaatgatagacacttgtaaaaaaaatatattattcgTGAAATGAACTCTCTATTTCAAGTGAGTATTGGCATGTGAAATCATTCGGTCTCATGTAATTCTAGTGTTCCAACAATATCTGGATTTTGTTATAGGCATGGACACAATGGAATGAAGATAAGCCAATGGATCTGATAGATGATTTCTTAATCTTAGGCAACTCCTGCATTTTATTCGAAGTGTTACGATGCATTCATGTGGGTTTGTTATGTGTACAACAAAAACCAGAAGATAGACCAAACATGTCCTCCGTGGTTCTAATGTTAAGCAGTGATAATTCATTGCCCAATCCAAGTCAGCCAGGTTTTTTTACAGAAAAGGCTCTACTTGGAGAAGATTATTCCTCAAGAAATGAGATCACCTGTACAATGTTAGAAGCAAGGTAGGGTATCATCAATTGAGACTCGACAGCAAAATGGAGTGACGGAAAAAGAAAGTTGCAAGGTGCTGCTGTTCATATTAGAAAACTGGAAATGTTTGAATAAGAACTTCATTGATTAGAGAGGAATACGACCTCTGTTTATATACAAGAGGGAAGCGCATAACTGCCACCCAAACTAATAACAAAGGTAAAACTACATTTGTTTAGATCTATTTATTCAACTTTCACTTAATCTTCTTTCCAGTCTTGTCTTCTTCAGGCTattgtttcttctttcttccatcATTCTGATAGTTGACAACAGAACATACGGTTTAATATCTTTTGTTTAGAGAAATGGAGCCTTCATACCGAACGATATCATGTATGGAAATTCATGCATTCCTTGTGAAGTAGTGCTTATTTTCGCTAAACCTATATGCAATTGTAAGGATAGAGTCTGACACTTTTGCTGAATTGTACATCATAGTATCATCCCCACTCCCCATGCATCATCAATTCCTTAATTTTTACTCCTTGctgctaataataataataaaagctaCTAAATGATGAttacttttttccccttttcctaATTTCCTCTTGTGTTACACACTGGAAGAGCTTATGTCTAACGAAATCCATTGAcacatttattttctttttaaaaataaatttttgcatcttagaaacttttttttaaaaataaatgtttgcATCTTAGAAACTTATTCCCAAGACAAGTTGCATGGTTTTggtttaaacaataattaagCTCTTGCTCAATGGtggagtcaaaaaaaaaaaaaaaaaaaaatctaaggagACCAAGctaaatatatcaataatttttaaatcctCAAAATAACACACATATGTgtgtaatttgtatttaataCATGTCTTTATcatgatatattatatattattttcatgtatataataaaattccatCATTAAATAAtgtgtaaatatttttaaaagaatattaatCACAGTTAATGTTtgttaaacatttaaaaaaggttttttttttttttttggttaataaacTAAAGATTACACATTAGAATATAATAAcagttttaaaaacataaaatgtaTTATGGATCAAAGgttttttaagaaacattgGTCAATAAACACAATGATAGTGGAACTTTGGGGACTCAAGGATGGTCTGCCTGAATATCCGTAAGATTATCATTGAAGTAGATGCTAAATCAACTTGATATCctcatttctaaaattttgagataaattGATAAGGATACTTGAATGTTTTATTTAACTATTACCTAGTAGTTGGTTGAGTTTTCCTACTTGGGGGCTCCTATATGAACTCTGTATGAGTGcctaaataaaaactgaaaaattacaGAACGATTTAAGAgtcaaattcaaaagaaatttgCGCTATGCACAAAGTTCATCTTTACATTTACTTGGGAATAAGAACGTACTACTTACTCCAGTTTGAACATTTCGATCCCCAATCTATGACTCTACATGTCTAGTGGGCAGATCATTTCCTGAATAACAAACTATGAATTAATATGTATTATAGAGTAGAGATTCTAAATCTTGGTATTATATGTTAAATTGTCTACTTTCCTCAGTTTTGTCTACTTTAAGCAACATcagaaatgacaaaaacaaaagattgaaacatatatacatataataaaGTAAAAACTCTTACCATCTTGGTTGTTCAGAAACGAGAACCCACATAAACAAGCTGAGACTTTTATCCGGCACCTAAAGAATAAAACATCCTTGTCAACCtcataaatattacaacatgaATCACAATCACTTATAACCCAAATCACACAAGGAACCCTTACAAGTGCAAGCACGCATATACAGTTCAATTAATTattacaataattatttcatgCATTGGATTTATGCATCTTCCCTCTCAGAGTGGATAGGCCTTACAACTATATGGAACCCACACTCTGTGAGGGATAATGCCTATATCGAGCTCTCATAATGTTATTTAAtggatataaatatatatatatatatatatatatatatgtctataTCTATCATCTCCCTAACAATGGACCCACACAACGCGAGAGACGCATTAGATACCTTCTTCAACTATGGGCATCATAATCATCATCATATCATGACATATAAAGCAGCGTATGGTTTATTCCAATTTCACTCTCTAATGCTTTACAAAACAGCATTCAATTTTGTCAAAATCTAACGAATTTGGAAGTTTTGAATTAGATCTAATAGTATTATACTCCACAAAttcccaaaaatatatatatatatatatatatattgcaacattttcaatattatactaataatatttacaatattAATAACTAAAAGTACAAACAATACTTGGtgttgctcaaaaaaaaaaaataacgaaACTCAAAAATTGCGGATGGACCAATCCGGATAGCATAAAAGAtcgtttggttgccaagaaaatgtaggaaaatcaaagaaaaactcaTCTGAGTAGCACAATTCAACGACTCGGCTGGCTTTACATTAAATTGAATACTATGAAGATAATGAGATAAAATTCAGAGAGATAAGATTGctaggagagagaaagaacgaAAACGAGTGGGAAATTATTATGAAAGGAGAGAGGACATAGGAGATTGGTTTTAATTATGGGCTTTTTTCTGGGCCAAGTGCTTAATGTGTAGCCGATTATGTTATCAATTGGGTGCACTTTTGCTTTCGGCCCAAATTCTTTGATGGGACCATTTGTTTAACTAAAACTCTACGGGCAGACACACTTCTCAACGTTGATTGAATTGTTCTCACCATatgttagaaaaatattttgtatcaaatataCTATGTTACttatatcaaaattcaataaacgAAAAATATGTATACAAAAATAACTATCAATTAATACATGTCTTTCAATTATTAGcgagttagttattttttactgACATGTAtcatatttattgaattttgatatcgCTAGCATGatatcatttgataccaaataccttCTTGAGGTCAGGATGGTCTGTATGTAATGTAATTTAAGTATAGATAAATGCGCAAGTCACAGtaaagtgtttgtgaaaatgtggATTAGGATCAAGCGCGATTACCTCATCTCACTCACAAATTGTTTTTACCACTCTCACTTTTTTACttcttattactttttttatttaatagttgagattgaaagttccTTTTTTTTCGACTCTCAATCACTATCATTGATAGCTATTGTATTGTGTGTTGCTAAGGGATTCTATTATCTCTTTAGCCCACACACAGTGGCATCTCCGACTCTCAATTCAAATCACAAGCTTGCAAGTGCTCACAGAGTCACCAGCGGACAATTGGCCAAGTAAGGTGTACAGGGTAAGCAGACTCAAATACCGCCAATGCCGAAACTTGAATCTGACTAAACTAGTGCTTACTCGTTTGTAGCGAGCAAAGACTTAAAAAGCAAGTCAttgaaaagaaagttttatggGAAAGAGCTGTCAAGTCATACACGAAAcgtgattgtgattgtgattttttaaatcTAACCATTTTAAACCACTCAGTTTATGCCTTTTTAACTGCTTCACATGCTTTTTAAGGACTGTGCATGGGTCTTATATGTTGTGTCGGGCAACGAAAATCGAAGAATAAGTCCTGTAAACTCACTTGAATGGTTGGTTGATACACCAATTGGAAAATCAATGGAAGCCTTTATAGCTCTGTTTGTGTACTCTTTCTTACTCTCCTTCTTAAGAACCTCCACTACACTAGACACCATCACTCCAAGTCAATCTATCAGAGATGGTGAGACTTTGGTTTCAGCTGGTAGAATCTTTGAATTGGGATTCTTCAGCCCGGGTAGTTCGAAAAGCCGATATGTGGGAATATGGTATGTGGTATCTAAGGACACAGCTGTATGGGTAGCCAACAGAGAAACCCCAATTGAAAATCACTATGGAGTTTTAAAGGTTACCAACAAAGGAAGTCTTGTCCTTCTTGATAAGACAAATACTACTATTTGGTCATCCAATACACCAAGAACTGGAGGGAATAAGATCAATTATCCAACTGCACAGCTCTTGGATTCAGGAAATTTTGCGGTGACAGATGGAAATATTAGTGACCCAAAGACGCTTTTGTGGCAGAGTTTTGATTATCCTAGCGACACATTCCTACcggaaatgaagcttggatgggACTTAGTAAGTGGTCTAGATAGGTATTTAACATCTTGGAAGAGCGCAGAAGATCCGGCTCAAGGTGAAATTTCAGAAGGGTTTGATCGTCGAGGGCTCCCACAATTAGTTGCTATGAAGGGAGACAAAATAAAGGTTAGATCAGGGTCATGGAATGGCCTTTATTTTACGGGGAGGCCATGGTTAACACCGAATCAGTTGTTCAAGTATGAATTCGTGatgaatgagaaagagatttaTTTTGAGTATGAACTCCTAAACAATTCTATTTTAATGAGGTATGtattaaatgttagaattataattaaatgattaaatttacaattttctaTAGGCTTAATATTTTAGATGCTTAATAATTTATCTTGGTAccagtatttttatttatttttaattattgttttataaattgataGTTACAAGTTTACAACAATAAAGAGAACATGCAATGTCACATGTGggagattatttttatttattattattattgttataatgTCATGTGTTACATGTACTATTTCCCAATAACTTTAGTTTTTAtgacaattggtaatttgttagaatgagaaaaatacaTGGTTCAAGTATAAACTTCTAACTTTTGagcaattttgttttctcaaggTATATGTTAAACCCATTAGGTATTGGGCAAAAGTTTAAATGGATGGGTAACACCAAAAGTTGGGAGCTTGTATCTGCATCCCAGTCAAATGAGTGTGAAAATTATGGCCACTGTGGGGCATACGCTAGTTGCAATATCAATAAGTCTCCTGTATGCGCATGTTTGAATGGATTTAtaccaaaatttccaaaagattGGAATTCAGCAGATTGGTCTGGTGGGTGTGTTCGAGGGACTCCATTAGGTTGCAATGATGGAGATGGATTCCTCAACTTAAAGGATGTGAAATTGCCTGACACATCTTCTTCCTGGTTTGATTGGAACATGAATCTTAAGGAATGTGAAGAATTGTGTTTGAAAAACTGCTCATGCAAAGCATATGCAAATTTAGATATTAGGAATGAAGGAAGTGGTTGCTTACTTTGGTTTGCTGATTTGGTTGATATAGTAGTACTACAAATAGGTGGGCAGGAGCTCTATATTCGTGAGGCCGCTTCACTACTAAGTATcccttttgcttttctttttatttttgagtaatTTTACTTTCAGTACTTTTGACAACTTttattcacaattattgacattTTTATTATGATTGGAATAAAATTAGCTTTCATTTATGTCGTCTaagttttgtaactaaactaGCATCTCCTAATGTTTCTAGTAGAGatatttagggtttaaatcctCCTTCAtccattttaattattgaattaaaaaaaaaaatcaccgaTGTCCACCAcaaacaacatttttattttgcacTAATCATTTCAAAATCACATATTATGTCATCATTTACTATGTAAGAAAAAGTTGTCTTATAATTGTGCCAAGTGAATGTTTTTTACGTTTCCAATCTTAATATTTTCTCGCGGTAATTACACTTTTCCGCCCTAAATTATACCTCATTTTACTCTTTACTTTCCGAACTATTGAAATGCACGATCAACCCCCATGTCATCTATTTTGGTGTTAAATCTTACATAATGTAATATTAAAAGACCAATTTACTCTCAACCGTTTGTTTTGGAGGGTAGAGTAAATTGGGTTTTTAATGCTAAATTTTGTTGGACTTAACCCATAAACAAACCGCGGGGGGTTTAAGTGTTACAAAGTTATAACTTTAGAAGGTCAATCTTTCATTTCGATAGCACTTGGAGAAAGTGTAAAATGGGGTATAATTTAAGGTGGAAATGTGTAATTTCTCCTATTTTCCTCTTTCTTCCTTCATGTGGCACACTTTAGGCgtattaaaattatttccatAATCTGCTATAAGTAAAACTCTATTGTTGTTACCAAAAGTTTCATAAAATGTCAAAGAAGTTCTACCATGCATTTCAAAAGTTACCcttaaaagaagaggaaaaaaaattatatatatatatgtgacaTATcacatggtaaaaaaaatataaaagaaaaggcaggaaaattaaaattgcatgtagtaaaaaatataagtttgttGACTCTACTTTTGATCTTTCAGATCATATTGAGAAGAAGAGGCACCTTCAAGTAATAATCATAGTATGCAGTGCAATACTACTCTTGGTAATGCTTGTAGTGGGGTTGGTCTCATGTGTGAGGAGGATGAAACTTAGAAATGAAGGTAATTTATAAGACGTGGATTTTGATCATTTCTTATGCctgataatagatttttagcTAAGTCTTTATAATAAGAAGAAACTTTAAATAAGGTAGTCAAACAATTTGCTTTTAACAATTTGTTGAAGTTATTTGTGCTTAATGACTTTCACACTATTACAGAAATGAATATAAGATGCCAAAACGATTATAACAATGAAGGCAAGAAGGAAGATATGGAGTTACCGATATTTGATTTGACAGTCATTTCTAACGCCACTGATAACTTTGCAAGTAGCAACAAGTTAGGAGAAGGTGGCTTTGGATCTGTATACAAGGTAAGTAACAACCTAACTagttgaattattttattttcaaaacataacTATAGTTCTTTCTTTTAGGGTACATTGCTTGGGGGGCAAGAAATAGCTGTAAAGAGACTTTCAAAGAATTCTAGACAAGGATTGATCGAGTTCAAAAATGAAGTTATATTAATTGCCAAACTTCAACATCGCAACCTTGTGAAGCTACTTGGTTGTTGcattcaagaaaatgaaaaattgttaatcTATGAGTACATGCACAACAAAAGTTTGGACTcgtttatttttggtttgaactttgaccctcatttaatcaaacaaattcATGTTTAGCcctttcatcttttattaatgAATTCTTTTGTTGAGATTTTGGCCAGGTGTGTACTAATAACAATATGAAAATTGGCAGACCAAATGAAGAGTAAATTGCTTGATTGGCGTATGCGAAACAACATTATTAGTGGCATTACTAGAGGGCTTCTTTACCTTCATGAAGACTCTAGATTGAGAATTATCCATAGAGATCTCAAAGCTAGCAATATCCTACTAGATGATAAtatgaacccaaaaatttctgACTTTGGCCTTGCTAAATTATTTGGGACAGATCAGATAGAGGCTAATACCAATAGAATTGTTGGAACATAGTGAGTAATTACtaagtattctaaaaaaattttatagctTATGCtaggagcttttttttttttttttttttttacttctttttgcTTTGACAGTGGTTATATGCCTCCTGAATATGCTGGATATGGACATTTCTCAGTAAAAACCGATGTTTTCAGCTTTGGAGTTTTAGTACTAGAGATCATAAGTGGGAAGAAGAACAAGGAATTTTGTAACTCTGACCAATTCCTTAATCTTCTAGGACATGTAAGTAACATTGACATTAGTTCATTACTATTTCAATGGTATAGGATATCTTCATACAAAATTGGACACATTTCATActgtaaaaattataattttcaaatttaaagaaatatttaGTTTCACATCATTAAAACTACTAAATGACAGActcatacaaaaattattatctatGAAATGAACTCTCCATTTCAAGTGAGTCTTGACATGTGAATTCATTCGGTCATACAATACTCATGTAATTCTAGCATTCCAACAAAATCTGGTTTTTGTTTTAGGCATGGAGACTATGGATTGAAGATAAGCCAATGAAACTTATAGATGAATTCTTACTCTTCGACAACTCATGCACTTTATCGGAACTATTACGATTCATTCATGTGGGTCTGTTATGTGTACAACAACGACCAGAAGATAGGCCAAACATGTCATCCGTGGTTCTAATGTTGAGCAGTGAGATTTCATTGCCCAAGCCAAGCCAGCCAGGTTTTTACACTGAAAAGGCTCAAGTTGGAGAAGATTATTCATCAAGAATGCTTGAAGCGCCTTCAATAAATGAAATCACCTTTACATCATTAGAAGCAAGGTAGGATAACATCACTTGAGACTTGAGAGCAAAAAGAAGTGAACGAAGAAGAAAGAGGCAAGGTGGTGTTGATCATAACAGAGTGTGCGGTTTAATAGCTTTTGTTTAAAGGGATGGAGCTTTTACACTACAAGTTATGTgtggcaaaatttgtgttcattgTAAAGTACTGCTTATTTTCTTTAGGCTAATTTTTATTACAAACTCTTAATTTAactgaaatcatgttttcaaagtACGACTTCAGTTGACTTGGTGCAGTGTGTGCCACCACTCTTTTTGTTAAACCTTTTTTGATAAAAAGGGTCAGAAATATGGAATCTGACACTTTTTTGATAAACCTAATTGCAATTAGAATTATGGAATCTGACACTTTTGATGAACTGCACATCATACATGTTCTCTAGAAGGAAGAAACTGGTGGCCCATAAACTATTTTCGCCACTCTCCAACATTATCAATTCCTTCATTTTTACTCCTTAATTAttgcaataataataaaagctaCTAAGTCatgattaacttttttttcccttttcctcttGTGCCACATTTGAAGAGCTTATTTCAAATGAAACCCATTGACATGTTTATTTCcatttttaagataaaatttctacGTTTAAGAAGCTTATTcctgccaagagccttgtataGCTCAATTGGCTTTTCCTCCTAGACAACCAAAATTAACACCCTTCCCAAAtgtaaatatcaaaataagctTATTCCCAATACAAAGTTGCATTGGTTTTGGCTTAAACAAGAATTAACCTCTAGTTTAGTGGTGgagtagaaattttttttagaggggGACCAGTTTGTTGgatatattttaacaatttacttttgtgataaAGCAAAACGAAATAATACACAGAtctaaaattaaatagtaaCACAAATAGATATGATAGgcaaaagcaataaacaaatactaaataatataaatacaaaTCTGCAAATACTTAAAGACTCACAGACCCAATACGTGAAAGGATGAACAATGCATAAAAGGATGAACAATTGAGATCAAGTCTTATGTTTTATCCAATCTCCTTAAAGCAGATTTCGCCCCTCACACTTTCACTGTGATGTTTTGAGACTCATGGATGTCTACCTTTCAAGATTAAATGATCTTTAGCACGAAAATGAAGCACACAAGGTCGTGCTTTGCGAACTACTcaatgcctctctctctctctttgacacaaaatgaatgaacaaaaaTCTCACTGGAAGAGTTTTCTCTGAAAAGTTCTTTTTCATGAATGAGGGACAATGAAACTATACGTAACTTA is a genomic window of Quercus lobata isolate SW786 chromosome 2, ValleyOak3.0 Primary Assembly, whole genome shotgun sequence containing:
- the LOC115974018 gene encoding uncharacterized protein LOC115974018, encoding MEAFIALFVYSFLLAFLRTSTTLDTITPSQSIRDGETLVSAGRIFELGFFSPGSSKSRYVGVWYVVSNDTVVWVANRETPLENHHGVLKVTNKGILVLLDSTNTTIWSSNTSRTAGNKINNPTAQLLDSGNLVVKDGNIESLLWQSFDYPSDTFLPAMKIGWDLVSGLDRYLTSWKSAEDPAPSEISVRLDRRGLPQSVLMEGDKIKVRLGSWNGLTFTGVPWLIPQSSRNPLLTHEFVMNEREIYYEVKIRNNSIFFRSTLYPSGTALGFRWMDNTKSWELQPSTHLGVCEIYGRCGAYASCIMKSPYPECACLKGFIPQSPKDWNSANWSRGCVRGTPLGCNDRDEFLTYKSVKLPDTSSSWFDRNMSLKKCEEMCLENCSCKAYANLDIRNGGSGCLLWFADLVDIVVLQMGGQDLYIRVAASVLDHTEKSRHFGQKNQVIIIICSAMLLMVMLVLGLVSYVRRKKLRKEGMNTRCQNDSNNEGWNEDMELPIFDLITISNATDNFAINKKLGAGGFGSVYKGTMHGGQEIAVKRLSKNSGQGFNEFKNEVTLIAKLQHRNLVKLLGCCIQENEKMLIYEYMHNKSLDTFIFDQTKGRLLDWRMRHNIIGGIARGLLYLHEDSRLRIIHRDLKASNILLDNNMNPKISDFGLAKLFGGDQTEADTNRIIGTYGYMPPEYAGYGHFSVKTDVFSFGVLVLEIVSGKKSKELCNSDQHLNLLGHAWTQWNEDKPMDLIDDFLILGNSCILFEVLRCIHVGLLCVQQKPEDRPNMSSVVLMLSSDNSLPNPSQPGFFTEKALLGEDYSSRNEITCTMLEARDCAWVLYVVSGNENRRISPVNSLEWLVDTPIGKSMEAFIALFVYSFLLSFLRTSTTLDTITPSQSIRDGETLVSAGRIFELGFFSPGSSKSRYVGIWYVVSKDTAVWVANRETPIENHYGVLKVTNKGSLVLLDKTNTTIWSSNTPRTGGNKINYPTAQLLDSGNFAVTDGNISDPKTLLWQSFDYPSDTFLPEMKLGWDLVSGLDRYLTSWKSAEDPAQGEISEGFDRRGLPQLVAMKGDKIKVRSGSWNGLYFTGRPWLTPNQLFKYEFVMNEKEIYFEYELLNNSILMRYMLNPLGIGQKFKWMGNTKSWELVSASQSNECENYGHCGAYASCNINKSPVCACLNGFIPKFPKDWNSADWSGGCVRGTPLGCNDGDGFLNLKDVKLPDTSSSWFDWNMNLKECEELCLKNCSCKAYANLDIRNEGSGCLLWFADLVDIVVLQIGGQELYIREAASLLNHIEKKRHLQVIIIVCSAILLLVMLVVGLVSCVRRMKLRNEEMNIRCQNDYNNEGKKEDMELPIFDLTVISNATDNFASSNKLGEGGFGSVYKGTLLGGQEIAVKRLSKNSRQGLIEFKNEVILIAKLQHRNLVKLLGCCIQENEKLLIYEYMHNKSLDSFIFDQMKSKLLDWRMRNNIISGITRGLLYLHEDSRLRIIHRDLKASNILLDDNMNPKISDFGLAKLFGTDQIEANTNRIVGTYGYMPPEYAGYGHFSVKTDVFSFGVLVLEIISGKKNKEFCNSDQFLNLLGHAWRLWIEDKPMKLIDEFLLFDNSCTLSELLRFIHVGLLCVQQRPEDRPNMSSVVLMLSSEISLPKPSQPGFYTEKAQVGEDYSSRMLEAPSINEITFTSLEAR